A segment of the Serratia fonticola genome:
CATAACGCTCTCGTAATTTCTGCTTCACTGCGGGTGAGCCGAGATTAAATTCCCGCACTTTCTGCAGGTGACCGATTTGTATTCCTAACGCCCGATCGTAAATCTTCCACACCAATTCTGAACAATACAGCCTTTCATCTGACCAGGAAAATAGGGCGTCGTAAGGCTTTTCGGCGAAGGACTGTGCCTGTTTGCGTATTTTCAGTTTTGCCGAAGGCGTCAGCGCCTGCTCTGCATTCTTCAGCCGTTTGACGACGATGTGCTTATTCTCCCCCCGTGCTATCCAGGAAGACAATGGTGTGTATCTTACCGTTGCAGACGCTTCGAAAACGTAAGGCTTACCGTTGCGCAACAGGATGATCCCCATGTGGCTGTAACGTGAACCAGTGGCCTGCTGTATGGCCAGGCTTTGTGCCGAGCGGGATGTTTGGAAAATGATGTCCCCCTCCTGTACGACGGGCAGTTCCCGTGCCTGAGTGGCAAGCCCAATCATCAGGCAACAGCCGAGAAACAGCATAATGCACAGGCGTTTGCTTAATACCATGATTCACTCCTTTGAAATTAGCCTGCATTAGCCTATCGGATGAGTGTGAAGTGGCGGTGAAGTGGGTGACATAAATCGGAGTTTCTGACGCAGGGTTTGTCGTTTTTTATTGCCTGGGTGCATACTGTAGTTCGCGCCGAGGCGCGGTGGATAAGGTGTTGGCGTTATCTGATAATAAAAAGGAAATGTGATGGAAAGACGTAATTTTCTCAAAGGGGCTGCCGCATTATCGTCTCTTGGCCTGATTGCACCGGCCTTGGCTGAATCTCGTCAAACTGACCTCCCGATGTCGACCTGTGGGGATGGCAGAAGACGCTTTATGATGACGCAAACTTATCGGCTGAAGCCACCGGCAGGCTCTGAAGGTAAAACCAACCTCTGGATCCCGGTACCCGAGGACACCGCTTTTCAGCAACTGAAACAGATTTCTTTTTCGGGTAACTATCAGCAGGCCTATTTAACGGCGAATAACCGTTATGCGGCCAAGACGTTGTTTGCCACCTGGCCGGATTCAAAAGGGCTGATGGAGCTGAAGGTGGAGATGCTGATTGAAACCTCCGACTGGGAGCCGCTAAAGCGCAAACAGCTGTCCGAATGGTCTTTACCGCAAACCGATCTGGTCTTCCCCGCAGAGGTGCAGCCTTACCTTAACGCCACGGCGCATATCCCTGTGGATGGGCTGGTGAAAGAAACGGCGCTGAAAATCATTGGTGGTGAGAAATCGCCGCTACAGCAGGCGCGGCTAATCCATAACTGGGTGAGAACCCATATGCATCGGGACGATAACGTCATTGGTTGCGGCACTGGCGACGTGGCTCAAATCCTTAAATCCGGCAATTTGGGCGGGAAATGTACCGATATCAACTCCGTTTTTGTGGCGCTGTGCCGTTCCTGTGGGATCCCGGCGCGTGAGATGTTCGGTATTCGCTTAGGCGCGACCCGCAAGCTTGAAAACTATTCCAAGAAGGCATTCGGCAGTGCTGACGAACAAGGGGTGGCAAAAATCAGCGGTGGGCAACATTGCCGAGCCATGTTCTGGCTTGCGGGTTTCGGCTGGCTACCGGCTGACCCGGCAGATGTCACCAAAATGCGCCTGGCGGAGAAAAAAGAAAACGGCGATCCGGCGGTTGAGGCGCTCAGCGATTACCTGTTTGGTAACTGGGAGATGAACTGGGTCGGCTTTAACTATGCCCGTGACTTTGCGCTTTCGCCAGCAGCAGAGCAGGGGGATCTCAACAATTTTGGCTACCCTTATGCCGAAGTGGATGGCGATCCGTTGAATTTCTACGATCCGGCCGAGTTTAGCTATGACTACGTCTCTGTCGAACAGCGTTAAAGAAAGCGTGGTGACATTGGTGGCGGCGCTACTGGCCGCCGCCGCATCGACGCTGTGTTGTCTTGGTCCGTTGCTTTATCTGGTCTTTGGCATTTCGGCTGCGGGGCTAACGGGGATATCGGCGTTTTCCTGGCTGCAATGGCCGATGACCGCGTTAGCTATCGGGTTGATGGTGAGAGGATTCTGGCGGCTCTATCTGTCACCCCGCCCGGTGTGCGTGAACGTTGTCAGCCGTCGAACGTTACTTTGGCTTTACTGGTTGTCGGTGCCGCTGGTGGTGGTGATGATAACCTACCCGTATGTATTACCGTGGTTGTTGGAGTTGATGGAATGATGAAACGCATTTTTCTGCTGATCGCGCTGGTGTTAATCGCTCCGCGTACCTGGGCTGAAAATAAAAAAGTCACCATAGATATTAAAGAGATGACATGCTCACTTTGCGTTATCTCTATCAATAAGGCGCTGCGTTCAACCGAGGGCGTGATTAAGGCCAAAGCCTCTTTGAAAACCCATCAGGCCGAAGTGATTGTGCCCGAGGATTTTGATAATCAAGCCTTGCTGACGGCGATTTCCCGTACCGGATATACCGGTGAAATCCAGGGCGTGGTCGCAGCCCCCTAGGCTGTTTGGCTTGAGCCCGGTCTGGTGAGCCATTTTCTTGTAGCACGATAAAAAATGCAGCAATAATGAAATAAAACCCCATGCAATAGCATGGGGTTTTCGCCTTTTAGGGGGATGAGCCAGTCTGTAAGCCCACTGTCTGGATATTGTCACAATCAATCCAGAAATGATTTA
Coding sequences within it:
- a CDS encoding heavy-metal-associated domain-containing protein; this translates as MKRIFLLIALVLIAPRTWAENKKVTIDIKEMTCSLCVISINKALRSTEGVIKAKASLKTHQAEVIVPEDFDNQALLTAISRTGYTGEIQGVVAAP
- a CDS encoding transglutaminase-like domain-containing protein produces the protein MERRNFLKGAAALSSLGLIAPALAESRQTDLPMSTCGDGRRRFMMTQTYRLKPPAGSEGKTNLWIPVPEDTAFQQLKQISFSGNYQQAYLTANNRYAAKTLFATWPDSKGLMELKVEMLIETSDWEPLKRKQLSEWSLPQTDLVFPAEVQPYLNATAHIPVDGLVKETALKIIGGEKSPLQQARLIHNWVRTHMHRDDNVIGCGTGDVAQILKSGNLGGKCTDINSVFVALCRSCGIPAREMFGIRLGATRKLENYSKKAFGSADEQGVAKISGGQHCRAMFWLAGFGWLPADPADVTKMRLAEKKENGDPAVEALSDYLFGNWEMNWVGFNYARDFALSPAAEQGDLNNFGYPYAEVDGDPLNFYDPAEFSYDYVSVEQR
- a CDS encoding YiiX family permuted papain-like enzyme; translation: MVLSKRLCIMLFLGCCLMIGLATQARELPVVQEGDIIFQTSRSAQSLAIQQATGSRYSHMGIILLRNGKPYVFEASATVRYTPLSSWIARGENKHIVVKRLKNAEQALTPSAKLKIRKQAQSFAEKPYDALFSWSDERLYCSELVWKIYDRALGIQIGHLQKVREFNLGSPAVKQKLRERYGTQIPWDAPVISPKAMFDSPLLVTVIAN
- a CDS encoding mercuric transporter MerT family protein — translated: MTTSLSNSVKESVVTLVAALLAAAASTLCCLGPLLYLVFGISAAGLTGISAFSWLQWPMTALAIGLMVRGFWRLYLSPRPVCVNVVSRRTLLWLYWLSVPLVVVMITYPYVLPWLLELME